Within the Agromyces atrinae genome, the region CCTCGACGCGGTAGGTCACCTTGAGGACGGGCGAGTAGATCGAGTCGACCGGGATCTGGCCGGCTTCGCTGTACTCGTTGCGGTTCTGGCTCGCCGAGACGTAGCCGCGGCCACGCTCGATCGTCAGCTCGAGCTCGAAGCGCGCGCTGTCACCGAGGGTCGCGATGACGAGTTCGGGGTTGTGCACCTCGACGCCGGCGGGAGCAGAGATGTCTGCTGCCGTGACCTCGCCAGCACCCTGCTTGCGCAGGTACGCCGTGATGGGCTCGTCGTGCTCGCTCGAGACGACGAGGTTCTTGATGTTCAGGATGATCTCGGTGACATCCTCCTTGACACCGGGAACCGTCGAGAACTCGTGCAGAACGCCATCGATGCGAATGCTGGTGACGGCGGCGCCGGGGATCGACGAGAGGAGGGTGCGACGGAGCGAGTTGCCCAGGGTGTAACCGAAGCCCGGCTCGAGGGGTTCGATGACGAAACGCGAACGGAACTCCGAGATGTTCTCTTCGGTGAGCGTAGGACGCTGTGCGATCAGCACTATTGATTCCTTTCGGCTAAGTGTCCGCTATATGACACTTGCTGTGTGACCGGGTGGCTGGCCCGATCGGTTCTGGAGTTGTGGAGAGAACGTGAACGCCGGCCGAGCGCGCCGAGACCCGCGACGGGGCGGTCTCGACGGCTCGACCAGCGGGACGGGATCAGACGCGGCGACGCTTCGGCGGGCGGCAACCGTTGTGCGCCTGCGGGGTGACGTCGTTGATCGAGCCGACCTCGAGGCCAGCGGCCTGAAGCGAACGGATCGCCGTCTCGCGACCGGAGCCCGGTCCCTTGACGAAGACGTCGACCTTCTTCATGCCGTGCTCCTGAGCCTGACGCGCGGCCGACTCGGCAGCGAGCTGGGCCGCGAACGGCGTCGACTTGCGCGAGCCCTTGAAGCCGACGGCTCCGGAGGATGCCCAGCTGATGACGGCACCGTTGGTGTCCGTGATCGAGACGATCGTGTTGTTGAACGTCGACTTGATGTGGGCCTGGCCCACGGCGACGTTCTTCTTTTCCTTCTTACGCGGCTTGCGGACGGCCGACTTGGGTGATGCCATGATTTCTCCTGAATCCTAGAGGCGAGGCTCGGCCTAGCGAGCCTTCTTCTTGCCGGCGACAGTGCGCTTGGGGCCCTTGCGGGTGCGTGCGTTGGTCTTCGTGCGCTGGCCGCGAACGGGGAGACCGCGGCGGTGGCGGAGACCCTCGTACGAGCCGATCTCGACCTTGCGGCGGATGTCGGCGGCAACCTCACGGCGGAGGTCACCCTCGACCTTGAAGTTTCCTTCGATGTAGTCACGGAGCGCGACGAGCTGCTCGTCCGTGAGGTCCTTCACGCGGATGTTGCCGTCGATGCCGGTGTCCGCGAGGGTGGCGAGGGCGCGCGTACGGCCCACACCGAAAATGTATGTCAGTGCGATCTCCACGCGCTTTTCGCGCGGGATGTCGACTCCTGCCAGACGTGCCATGGTGGCTTCTCCTGTAGATGAGTGGAGGTATGGAGCATTTCCGGTGCCTCGGCCTCCAACCGAAGGTGTCCCCCGCCGGAGCGGGATCGTGGAAATGCGGTGTCGATATTAAGTTGTGTCTGCTGTCTTAGCCCTGGCGCTGCTTGTGGCGCGGGTTGGACTTGCAGATGACCATGACGCGGCCGTGGCGGCGGATCACCTTGCAGTGATCGCAGATCGGCTTGACGCTGGGGTTGACCTTCATTGCGTTTCCTTGCTGTCGCTGTCCTCGTACTCGCGGTAGCCCGCGAGCCGTTACTTTCCGGCAGCCCTTACTTGTAGCGGTAGACGATGCGGCCGCGCGTCAGATCGTAGGGGCTCAGCTCCACGATCACGCGGTCCTCGGGGAGGATGCGGATGTAGTGCTGACGCATCTTGCCAGAGATGTGGGCAAGCACCTTGTGCCCGTTCGTGAGCTCCACGCGGAACATCGCGTTGGGCAGAGCTTCGACAACCGAGCCTTCGATCTCGATGACGCCGTCTTTCTTGGCCATAGCCTCACTATCGCTAGGATTGGGGGTTTGCTGGTCGTGCGATGGATTCGCCACTCGACCGGGGTCGAGGGCACGCCGAAACGGCGCCAAAACACCAAGGGTCAACTGTACGCTACTTCTGCGCACATCGCCAATCGGCGGTCGCTCCGTCAGGCGAGTGCGGCGACGAGCGGGTCGAAGAGCGGATGACTCGCGTCGATGCCGCAGACCTCGGCGGCGAACCGCTCGGGCGAGAGCTCGGTGCGCAGGCGCTTCAGCTCGACCGACTGCTCGTCGGCGGGCACGTCGAAACGCACCGCGGCGGCGATGGCCGCGAGCAGCCCCGCCGTCGGCAGACCGCGTTCGGCGAGTTCGGCCGCCGGGCCGATGAAGCGCTCGTGCCGACTGAGTTTCCGCAGCGGCTGACGCCCGACACGGTCGACGGTGTCGGGCAGCGCCGTGTTGGCGAAGCGTTCGAGGATCGTCTCGCGGTAGGCATCCTGGACCGCGGGGTCGAACTCGTGCTTGGCCACGAGGAGCGCCGAGGTCTCCCGCAGCGCCGTCTCGACGATCTCCGCGACGGCCGGGTCGGCCAGGGCGTCGCTGATGCGCTCGTGCCCCGCGAGGAAGCCCGCATAGGCGACCGTGGCGTGGCCCGTGTTGACCGTGAAGAGCTTCCGCTCGATGTAGGGGGCGAGGTCGTCGACGAAGTGCGCGCCGGGGATCTCCGGCACGTCCGACCCGAACGAGCCCGATTCGATCGCCCACTCCGAGAACGTCTCGACCGTGACATCGAGTCCGGCGTCGGCGCTCTGGCCGGGCACGATGCGGTCGACGGCGGTGTTGGCGAAGACGGCGCGCGACGCGAGCGCCTCCCACTCCCCCGTCGGAACGAGGTTCGACATCTCGTCGCGCAGCAGATCGGTCGCGTTGATCGCGTTCTCGCACGCCATGACGACGAGGGGGCCGCGGGCTGCGTCCCGTGCCTCGAGAGCCGCGACGATGTGCGGCGCGATGAAGCGCAGGATCGTCGGGCCGACGGCCGTCGTGACGACGTCGGCGTCCGCGATCGCAGCGCGCACGGCGCCCTCGTCGGTCGCGCTGTTGAGGGCGCTGTACCCCGTCACGACGTGGTCGCGCGCACCGGCTCCGACCTCGTGGACGGTGTACGACTCCGAGGCCGCGAGCGCGTCGATGAGCGGAGCGGCGACGTCGGCGAAGACGAGCTCGTATCCCGCCTCGTGGAGCAGCAGGCCGATGAATCCGCGACCGATGTTGCCGGCGCCGAAGTGGACGGCCTTCACTCGTTGACCTCGGCCAGGATGGCGGCGATCGCTGCGGCATCCGGAGCGGACAGCAGTTTCTGAACTTCGTCGTCGTCCGAGAAGATGATGGCGATCTTCGAGAGGATCTCGAGGTGCTCGTCCTCGATGCCGGCGATGCCGACGACGAAGCGCACCTCCTCCGAGCCCCACGCGATGGGCTCGTCGTAGCGCACGAACGACAGCGCCGAACGCTGGATCTCGCCCTTCGCCTCGTTCGTCCCGTGCGGGATCGCGAGGAAGTTGCCCATGAAGGTCGACACCGAGCCCTCGCGCTCGATCATCGCCTCGACGTAGGCCGGAGTGACCGCGCCGGACTCGACGAGGATGGCGCCCGCCGCGCGGATCGCCGCGTCGCGGTCGGGGGCGTCCCCGGCGACGAGACGGATGTCGGAGGGGGCAAGGATCTGATCACTCATGGTGTCGTTCTCTTCTCTCGAGGTTGATGCGGGATTCCGCACGGCCCACGCGGGGCCGTGCGGAATCTGCTTACTGCTGAGGTGTCACCGGGATCGGTCGATCGTTCGTCATCGCACGCCCTCGGATTCGAGCAGGTGCACGACCTCCTCGTACTTCGGCGAGTTCATGAAGTTGTCGACCGAGATGTGGAGCGCGCTCGGGGACTGGAGCTTCGCCCGCTCCGTGAGGTCCTGGTGCGTGACGACGAGGTCGATGTCGTCGGTCAGGTTGGCGATCGACTTGTTGGTCACGGTGACCGAGTCGATACCCGCCTTCTTGATCTTGTTGCGGAGCACCGTGGCACCCATCGCGCTCGATCCCATACCGGCGTCGCACGCGAAGACGATGGTGCGGATCGGCCCGCGCTCGTACGCCTCCTGGTTGCCCTCCTCGATGAGAGAGCCTCCCGCAGCACCGCCCGCGGCGCGCAGGCTGTCGAGTGCGGCCGACGACTTGCCCTTGTTCGCCTCGGTCTGAGCGATCGCGGCGGTGAAGGTGTCGGCCTCCGCCTCGAGGTCGCGCTTCCGCGACGCTCGCAGGATGATGCCCGAGATGAGGAACGTCACGGTCGCGGCCAGCACGACCGAGAGCATCACGACGAGGACGTTGCCGACGCCACCGGGGCCTGCCGCGGCGAAGACCGCGATGATGCTGCCGGGTGCGGCCGGGAAGGCGAGGCCTCCGCCGAGCACCATGTTCGTCGTGACGCCCGTCGCACCGCCCGCGATGAGCGCGAGGATGAGGGCGGGCTTGCTGAGTGCGTACGGGAAGTAGATCTCGTGGATGCCGCCGAAGAACTGGATGACGGCCGCGCCGGGAGCCGATGCCTTCGCGAGACCCGTGCCGAAGAAGCTGAACGCGAGCAGCAGACCGACACCGGGGCCGGGGTTCGCTTCGATGAGGAAGAGGATCGACTTGCCGGCCTCTTCGACCTGCTGGATGCCGAGCGGGGTGAAGACGCCGTGGTTGATCGCGTTGTTGAGGAACAGCACCTTCGCGGGCTCGACGATGATCGAGACGAGGGGCAGCAGCTGCAGATCGACGAGCCAGTCGACGGCTGCGCCGAGTCCCGTGCTCACGGCCTTCATGACCGGGCCGAAGACGAAGAATCCGCCGATGGCCAGGATCATGCCGAGGATGCCGGCGGAGAAGTTGTTGACGAGCATCTCGAAGCCGGCCTTGATCTTGCCGTCCCAGAGCTGGTCCATCTTCTTCGTGATCCACGCGGCGAGCGGTCCCATGATCATCGCGCCGAGGAACATCGGGATGTCGGTGCCGACGATGACACCCATCACGGCGATCGTCGCGACGACGCCACCGCGTTCGCCGTAGACC harbors:
- a CDS encoding DNA-directed RNA polymerase subunit alpha, translating into MLIAQRPTLTEENISEFRSRFVIEPLEPGFGYTLGNSLRRTLLSSIPGAAVTSIRIDGVLHEFSTVPGVKEDVTEIILNIKNLVVSSEHDEPITAYLRKQGAGEVTAADISAPAGVEVHNPELVIATLGDSARFELELTIERGRGYVSASQNRNEYSEAGQIPVDSIYSPVLKVTYRVEATRAGERTDFDRLVVDVESKPAISPRDAIASAGRTLTELFGLARELNTAAEGIEIGPAPVDAVLSSELSIPIEDLDLSVRSYNCLKREGINTVSELVALSETQLMNIRNFGQKSVDEVKDKLTEMGLSLKDSVPGFDGAHFYTGFDEEN
- the rpsK gene encoding 30S ribosomal protein S11; this translates as MASPKSAVRKPRKKEKKNVAVGQAHIKSTFNNTIVSITDTNGAVISWASSGAVGFKGSRKSTPFAAQLAAESAARQAQEHGMKKVDVFVKGPGSGRETAIRSLQAAGLEVGSINDVTPQAHNGCRPPKRRRV
- the rpsM gene encoding 30S ribosomal protein S13 gives rise to the protein MARLAGVDIPREKRVEIALTYIFGVGRTRALATLADTGIDGNIRVKDLTDEQLVALRDYIEGNFKVEGDLRREVAADIRRKVEIGSYEGLRHRRGLPVRGQRTKTNARTRKGPKRTVAGKKKAR
- the rpmJ gene encoding 50S ribosomal protein L36; this encodes MKVNPSVKPICDHCKVIRRHGRVMVICKSNPRHKQRQG
- the infA gene encoding translation initiation factor IF-1 gives rise to the protein MAKKDGVIEIEGSVVEALPNAMFRVELTNGHKVLAHISGKMRQHYIRILPEDRVIVELSPYDLTRGRIVYRYK
- a CDS encoding mannitol-1-phosphate 5-dehydrogenase, translated to MKAVHFGAGNIGRGFIGLLLHEAGYELVFADVAAPLIDALAASESYTVHEVGAGARDHVVTGYSALNSATDEGAVRAAIADADVVTTAVGPTILRFIAPHIVAALEARDAARGPLVVMACENAINATDLLRDEMSNLVPTGEWEALASRAVFANTAVDRIVPGQSADAGLDVTVETFSEWAIESGSFGSDVPEIPGAHFVDDLAPYIERKLFTVNTGHATVAYAGFLAGHERISDALADPAVAEIVETALRETSALLVAKHEFDPAVQDAYRETILERFANTALPDTVDRVGRQPLRKLSRHERFIGPAAELAERGLPTAGLLAAIAAAVRFDVPADEQSVELKRLRTELSPERFAAEVCGIDASHPLFDPLVAALA
- a CDS encoding PTS sugar transporter subunit IIA — its product is MSDQILAPSDIRLVAGDAPDRDAAIRAAGAILVESGAVTPAYVEAMIEREGSVSTFMGNFLAIPHGTNEAKGEIQRSALSFVRYDEPIAWGSEEVRFVVGIAGIEDEHLEILSKIAIIFSDDDEVQKLLSAPDAAAIAAILAEVNE
- a CDS encoding PTS mannitol transporter subunit IICB, with product MTTTSPETKRPGGGRVAVQKFGTFLSGMIMPNIAAFIAWGFITMLFIPAGFFGEDSPFGWHWYPVSDIIGGSGDAGVINWPGAMTALSEGDAGNIFTYVGLVGPMVTYLLPLLIANTAGRMVYGERGGVVATIAVMGVIVGTDIPMFLGAMIMGPLAAWITKKMDQLWDGKIKAGFEMLVNNFSAGILGMILAIGGFFVFGPVMKAVSTGLGAAVDWLVDLQLLPLVSIIVEPAKVLFLNNAINHGVFTPLGIQQVEEAGKSILFLIEANPGPGVGLLLAFSFFGTGLAKASAPGAAVIQFFGGIHEIYFPYALSKPALILALIAGGATGVTTNMVLGGGLAFPAAPGSIIAVFAAAGPGGVGNVLVVMLSVVLAATVTFLISGIILRASRKRDLEAEADTFTAAIAQTEANKGKSSAALDSLRAAGGAAGGSLIEEGNQEAYERGPIRTIVFACDAGMGSSAMGATVLRNKIKKAGIDSVTVTNKSIANLTDDIDLVVTHQDLTERAKLQSPSALHISVDNFMNSPKYEEVVHLLESEGVR